From Amaranthus tricolor cultivar Red isolate AtriRed21 chromosome 4, ASM2621246v1, whole genome shotgun sequence:
AGAATTAGCGTAAGAGGAGGGCTAGATGAGAATCGAACGAGGAGAGCGATAATTGTTTCAACGGAGATAAGACCTAATTCTCGATAATATCAATCATAGTTATGCCCCATGTCACATATTGATTTGGGTTTGTTGTAGTAATTTGTGGTTGTTGATCAAATTGGACTTTGTGAATTAGGCATTGTATTGACCTAACTTTTTAAGCAATAAATCAAGTTGATAAAAGTTTATGATTTCCAAATTGATGTAAGGGCACATGAATTATTAGAGGAAATTGTTGATGATTAGGTGAAATGAACAATTTGAAGAACAATTGAGGAATTACAGAAAGGGAAAGCAAGATCACACAAAGTTGGGTGTTGAGAAAATTCGAGCACATCACCGATAGAATATTAAATCGATccaaaacaattaattaatgcTATATTTGGATTGATGATTTCATTTACAGATTTGACTGTTTGAcataattcaaatttgaatttgagtcaatttcaCCATTGTTATAAAAGTGGTTACAAATGaggatttgagaatgacttcCCAAACATTGGCATTctaaaattcttcatttataatttcataattgaaatctacaatCTGAAATAAAATGCTTCTTTCCGAATGCAATCTAAGTTGTTTTGATGATTTATTAGTGCTCACTACTTACAAGAGATTACACAACGAGAATCACTCACAAGTTAGTGGCTTAAAGCTAAACACATGGATTTTCCGAACATCTATTCTAAATCCCTAGTTTGTTGTGGCTCTCCAATGCTGGATAAATTGTTCGTACATTGTTAACTAAGAACTTATGGTATGTTCTTATGAAACAAAAAGGGTTTTTTTTCACCACACACAAACAGTGGCATCATGCTCATTCTTGTTCAAGCACCTAATGTGTTCATTCGAGCAATTCAAGCGGAAATAGGAAGAAGTGCTCTAAATTTATTGAATTATATGGGGAATAGATGAATTTCATATGATAGATGCATTATAAAGAGGAAAAAAATTCAGAAGCTGTTGGTTCTGGTTTAATGAATAGGAAATTTAATCTGATTCAAGGCAAAACTTGTAGTGGCCTATTCCTAGCTTCAAAAATTCTGAATATCAAATAAATGAACTGCGCTGAATAgtatcattttaaaattctcCTGGGTCATACTTTGTTGGAAATATTTCATATGTGATGCCCACATTGGTAAAATATTCATCGGGTGTGTCCACACAAGTGGGCCCATGGGGTGATCATGTGaagaattgtcacggcctaacatATTTGACTTGGTCTATTTTGATGTAAGATTAATTATAACTTGAATTCCTTTATAGTTTTCGCAAAGCTTGCAACTTCGATGTTTGACTTTACTTGATTTGCAAATGGAAACTTACATTTCAGAAACCTTTTGGGTGTATTTTGAAAAAATCTGATAACTTCTGAAATTTGTTTCTTGTGTAGGTAAAATCTGTTTGCATTGCCTGTGTTTTATCGGCTGTGTTGTGATTTAAAGTCATGATGAGAAGATCCAGCTGTAATGATACTAATACAGAAAGAATGACTACAGCAGGTCATCATGGGTATCGCCTTTGACTTGCAGGATTTTATACTTCGTGCTCGAGTGCTGAAGTTGTATAGACAAGCTTTGAGGACGGCTAAGCGAGCTCCGAGTCACTCCAGAggtttttctccttttttttcttttgcatctGTTCACTAACTTCTAAATTTCCAGctaacaaaatattatttatattaaagtgTCAAAATTTCTGTCCCTTCTAATTGGGCCAAAAgatctatttttatttgtttcaaaatataatgaaatataGGAAAATCACTCGTTATAACATATGCACTTCTTTTTGCATGAAGTTGGTGATGATATTTGTTAGGAAAAAATGTCCAAAATGATCTCACCTATTGCCGatctgctgtgaataatccatactattgattatttctaaataattcaacctttatatattgtttgttGACAGCAACccttttcacattttaaccgAAAACTGTAGGTACCTACTAGCCGTTATCCTCACTTTTTCATCCCCTTACTTCTTCTTCCCCTTATGCTTCTTCGTTGGTCTTATCTTACTTCTCTTTGGTGATAGGTATCTATAATAGCCGTTAAAATGTGAAAAGGGTTGCtgtcagcaaataatatacaaaagttgaattatttagaaataatcagtAGTAGCGATTATTCACAACAGATGGACAATAGGTCGTGAGATTATTACggacaatttttcctattttgtaTTGAAGATATACTGAATCCGCTTTTGGATGTTCTTGCTATCCTTGCAGTGGAATTGCAGCAAACAATCCGGCATGAGTTCGAGAAAAATCGAGATTGTCGGGATAAACAAAAGATTCGTTTCTTGCTAAGCGAAGGGAAAGAGAGGGTAAAAAATTTGGACGAGATGCTTGACATGCAAGGTTGCTGATCGCTTATCGAGTTTTCAAGGTTTCTCGAGAGGCCTTTAAGGCATTAGTCAATCTGTTGTAACCTATTCTCAATCTTACCAGGAACAATTTTTCATGTTCATTGTATGCTCTGTCAAACTTGGAAGGGATTGGCTCCTAAGTCCTGAGTAACACTAGGCCTGTGCAATGGACTGGAAATGGGCCGGGTTGAGTTCTAGTTGAAACGGGCTTTAAACGGGTTGGGTAGATCAACCCTGACCCTGGAAGAATTTGAGGTTTCGGGTTTCTACCATTAATGGCTTTACAAATTGATTTCCATTACCGACAGAGCCGCTCTTCCTTCATTTGATTCCATTACTGACCATCAAGTATGCAAGCTTGAATTGGGTTTTATATGAATCAATAATGGAGATTGAAGTGGTTCTTTAGTTGGTGttcaatttatgaattttttttaaatatgaaaGATGAGCTAGAATAAATGAGGAATATCagaaataaaaatttgtttttggaaattaaaaaattgcTTAAGAtaatttcaaaaatggtatgaaAAAAACAtggtttttaatcaaatatgaacctaaaataaaaaaaaacatttaaaacttgTTCTTCACGTCACTGGCCCAatgaaaagaattaaaatatattgcctttattattatatgttctttttaaataaaatttatgatttttagtgtcaaactttgattataattctattttatatgaaaaaaaatattcatgtgaaatcttAATAGATTTGTCTTACtatgtatttttaaaatatctactttttagaatttttaaaaatacataattaaaaattatttaattttaaagtttgtATCGGAATATgcgcaaaaaataaatgagaagaataaaagaaaacagAGAGTATTATAttagttatgattttaagtattaaactttttagaaaatttataatatcaaatatgaataaaaatctTAGAACATGTAATTAGTGATTTTCTCACAAAAttaatatgtaagaatttaaaattctttAAATTTGCACAAAATTTGTTTTATAGAAGAAATAAATTGCCAAATAAAATAGGTTATATTTTCCAACCAAATTATTACTTGTAAATTAATTACCACTAATCTTGCGGtgtaagtttgaaaatttttttgaattaatgtCACATTATTAGGAACAGGTAAATTACTAGAATACATGAACAATAGTTTTTGCAAACATGTCATTATCTatacataaaattttaaaaatataagttttttaagtcaatacttatttatttgatGATACAatcattatattgttatatattaatttatatcaattattacattgcataaaaagttaatttatacttttaagTTGATATACAATTTAatcttttctttaaaatttatatttatatgtacttCTATCAACAAACTCCTATATTATAATTACCAAAATCTTGAATCAAACTCATGAAACATAAACAAATTGGGACATATTTTCGAATTGGACAtccatatttaattaaattgaataaagCAATGTAAACTAAGATTTAAAACCCTCTACTTGAAGAATCTCTACGCAATTGAACACCACCTCAGCTTCAACAGCAAACAATTGCAATGTGCAAATAAAACTATCTTGCATCCTTCATTGGGCATACATGATCAAGTCATTTCAGGTCCGGTTGTTTCCGAGTTGGGCTGACCCAAACATATCAACAATTTGTTACAAAAGAAATCTTACcactaaattttaatataagagctatatttattatttttatagaaCATTTGTGATGTTTTTTCAGGTTTCGACAAAGAAATATAACTCAAAATACACAAACAAACTATAATTATGGTGAGCCTCGTCTAAAATGATgacataaaactaaaaaaaagaaaaaaaaaagttcaaaaagGTCAGATTGacacattttttggtttttcaacTTGGGTCATTTTTCGGATTATGGGTCAAATTTTTCGGCTATGAACCCCCATGGTTTATTTCTGGGGTACGACAATGTTTAATAAATTGCGGTCACGAAATTTGGCCACTTACTGTGCAGGATACTTGATGAGCAGAAAACATCATCCCATGAGATAACAGGATAACTGGTATCATCATCCTTTGTGATTCCAGGCTGATAGTATGTTTCGCTACAATTACGTCTGTTTCCTAAAGGACCATTACTTTATCACGAATCAAACAATCCCCAAGTGAAAACCCCATATCAAACCGAAATCATGTCTATTATACAATCAGAACTATGCCCAAAGAAACCTTACTACATTCTTCATTTCCTGAATGaagtaaatcaaaaaaattacctGATACAAGGTCCTCGATGTAATCACATTCAATCTTGCCATGAGCCATCACACCAACCTGCAAATTACACGGTGTTGAACACAAGAGAATAATAGCATAGACAAtcgaactaaaaagaaaaaaaaacaaatcaaataatagAACCTACCACAAACACAACCTCTTCTTCACTGTTGATTCCACTGACATACTGTCATAGCTCAACAGCTTTCTCTGAGCTAAATGAAAGACCTgaagtaaaaatatattaaaaccaAAATGCTTTAAGAATCGAATGAATCTTCAACATTATCTACCTGATCAAAATCTTACCTATCTTACGGGATGAGGAAGATAAATGCTTGGTTACAGGGTTGGCAACCACACGCAAAAGTTTTCCGCCCTTACCCTTGGCTTTGATACAAAGTTTCTGTTGTAATTCAGCTATAGAAATACGATGCTCATCAGATACAAagtaataaatgaaaatcaatgACATGAAGACAGATTGTTCAACTTAAGGAAAAACTTACCCATCATATTGCAGAAACTTTTGAATGACTTTGGTATGCGCGCATACGGTTCTACTTTAATCAAAACTCCTTCATCTGTCCGAATATAGACTGCCTTTATCCTTCCAGCCATACAAAGTTGACTAGTCATGATTTGCAAAAGTGCCTAGAAGATAATTTTGCCCTAAGTGCTAGAAGAAATAAAGACTAAAATAAAGAACACTGAAATCCATGATTAGGAATAATAATCCACagaaacaaataaacaaagacGAGAACAAAAGGCCATCCAATAAGATCATTAACCGTAAGCTCTGCTAACTTGGATTAATAGGATGAATTTCTCGTCCAAGAGCTTCACATAGGAGGGAACCAGTTAATACAAGAAAACAGTTAAAAAGTGTCAGAAGCATATATATAGGGGTGGACTCTTCTAGAGAGATTTCTCAGATTGTTCCTTCATAAGTAACAACCTCATCCTGTACTATCTTTATTAATTGGTAACACATCCTCTATTCCTCTCCTATCCTGAAATGCCTAAACTAGTGTAAATACTCTAGGAGGGGGTTGGAGGTTGAATATTCACAATCTTTACTATTGTTGAATATTCATAATGTATAAAAAAACATCAAGGGCTATAGAGCTCCGCAAAAGGTTTAGAAAATCTCAATCATCCACAACAATTGTAAAGTACATTTAAAGCTATTCTACACTTACAGTGAGTCCAAAGAAGAAGGCTAAACTAACCTCATAAACAATGTCAGGCTTGTAATTATATGGATTCAAATTCCTCTAAGCAGCATGCTCATCTGACAATAATATTTGATACCTCTGAAGAAAGACAAGACACAAAGCAAAGAATAAGTTGTGAAATTGGCATACTAATCATAGAAATATGTCATACAACATTAAGGTTATTAATTCAAAGTAAAGACACAAAATACACTCACTTTTCCAACATAAGCAAGGGTGAAGCTTTCGCAAGAACAAAAGTAACACCAGCTTGTGCGTTGTTACAAATACGAGACAAGGGAATGCCACATAGATTAATCTCCTCGTCCTCACTTACGCTTTCATTTCTAGTCGCCTGGTGCATTAACACCTTGTCACAAAGTTCTTCCTCGTCTCCTGTAGTTATTGGTTCATCGCTTATTGACTCTACCCTCTTTGTTGAGCAGGGCTCAAGATGTTCTGAATTTCGCTTTCTTTTCCCCATTCTAATGACAAGACAACATATAATTCAATAGTGGTTCACAAATTCAAAGTAAGACAGATATAAAATACTCTTCCTCGATAATATGTTCCATTTATTAaaaacttctatttttttttatgatcactTTATGCATTACAAACATTCTACATATAGTTTTTTAACAACCCAA
This genomic window contains:
- the LOC130811171 gene encoding uncharacterized protein LOC130811171; this encodes MGIAFDLQDFILRARVLKLYRQALRTAKRAPSHSRVELQQTIRHEFEKNRDCRDKQKIRFLLSEGKERVKNLDEMLDMQGC